In the genome of Brienomyrus brachyistius isolate T26 chromosome 17, BBRACH_0.4, whole genome shotgun sequence, one region contains:
- the LOC125711795 gene encoding von Willebrand factor A domain-containing protein 5A-like, with protein sequence MANVCGLRTLKNEPVPLKSVEVQVDVQGHVASVSSTLQYENQESSPVEAVFIFPMESNATIYSFVAHIGDVEIKAQVKEKEQAQEEYDDAVSSGQQAFLLEESDESSDVFRLSVGSLPPGQSASVTLSYVTELAVQADDALRFCLPAVLNPRYTPAGCKSLTAEGSGPQGESVPYTLSLGVHMYSPSTVQSVQSNCPLTPLEFLSQDNTEAKVSLSPGHKFDRDVELLLYYGQPHQPTAILEAGQPSAQAGSLMGDTVAMLSFYPEIPSIPSSQMTSKGEFIFVVDRSCSMDCPMNQHNYKQTRISSARDTLLLLLKSLPVGCYFNIYGFGSSFESYFPESVEYMQANMETAVQKVRSMQADMGGTEILHVLWNIYSKPCLPSHPRQLFVFTDGEVGNTKEVIDLVKRHALSHRCFTFGIGEGVSSALVNGMAEGGSGHPQFITGAERLQPKVMQSLGFAMQPVVEDISVKWNIPADISVTPLSPLPNVLFQNERAILYFQLTGQRSGNISGSVSLHHTLDKKVVENTLTINMKPKEDSSMLIHRLGARKAILALEGEREMVGKKNRKKRAVELSIQSGVSSSYTAFIAVNTENKQPIKGPLLRRNIKPMMFSAPRVPMACFKLCSAPMPGPLFGGSRSVAAAKMACSAPMSAPLFGASRSVPAAKMASSRSVPAAKMACSAPMFGRMGGGGGWRKVKRKCQDAAPMAPAPERDAPETKDPLLELISLQKVDGSWDLQPSLASIFGRREEEVATALPGKPELLPVWATVLAVLWLHVHKMDFKDEWQFVAAKAVAWIKAQSGADLTGFVAAGNSFLGLQVALQNFGLKE encoded by the exons ATGGCGAACGTGTGCGGATTGAGGACCCTAAAGAACGAACCAG TGCCCCTGAAGTCGGTGGAGGTGCAGGTGGATGTCCAGGGTCACGTGGCTTCTGTCAGCTCCACCCTTCAGTATGAGAACCAGGAGTCCAGTCCAGTGGAGGCCGTCTTCATCTTCCCCATGGAGAGTAACGCCACCATCTACAGTTTTGTTGCCCACATTGGGGATGTTGAGATTAAGGCCCAAGTCAAAGAGAAAGAGCag GCTCAGGAGGAGTATGACGATGCCGTCAGCTCAGGGCAGCAGGCCTTCCTCCTGGAGGAGAGTGATGAAAGTTCTGACGTGTTTCGCCTGAGTGTCGGGAGTCTTCCTCCGGGACAGAGTGCCTCTGTTACGCTGAGCTACGTGACTGAGCTGGCCGTACAGGCTGATGACGCCCTGaggttctgcctgcctgctgtgCTCAACCCACGGTACACGCCAGCAG GCTGTAAGAGCTTGACAGCAGAGGGATCTGGTCCCCAGGGGGAAAGTGTCCCATACACCCTGTCCCTCGGAGTCCACATGTACTCCCCCAGCACCGTCCAGAGTGTCCAGTCCAACTGCCCCCTCACCCCACTGGAGTTCCTCTCCCAGGATAATACTGAGGCCAAA GTCAGTCTGTCCCCTGGTCACAAGTTTGACCGGGATgtagagctgctgctgtattacgGTCAGCCTCACCAACCCACTGCTATACTGGAGGCGGGGCAGCCAAGTGCCCAAGCAG GCTCATTGATGGGTGACACTGTAGCCATGTTGAGCTTCTACCCAGAGATTCCATCTATACCATCTTCTCAAATGACTTCCAAAGGGGAGTTTATATTTGTGGTGGATCGTTCATGCAGCATGGACTGTCCAATGAACCAACACAACTACAAACAGACTCGCATCAGCAGTGCCAGG GACACGTTACTGCTGCTGTTGAAGAGTCTTCCTGTTGGCTGTTACTTCAACATCTATGGCTTTGGTTCCTCCTTTGAATCCTACTTCCC TGAGAGTGTGGAGTACATGCAGGCCAACATGGAAACTGCTGTGCAGAAGGTGAGGTCAATGCAGGCTGATATGGGAGGAACAGAAATCCTTCATGTCCTGTGGAACATCTACAGCAAGCCCTGTCTGCCTTCACATCCACGCCAG CTGTTTGTCTTCACAGATGGAGAAGTGGGAAACACCAAAGAGGTGATTGATCTGGTGAAGAGACATGCGTTGTCTCACAG gtgCTTCACCTTTGGCATCGGGGAGGGGGTCAGCAGTGCCCTGGTGAATGGCATGGCTGAGGGCGGCTCTGGACACCCACAGTTCATCACTGGGGCAGAGAGACTGCAGCCAAAG GTTATGCAGTCTCTTGGGTTTGCCATGCAGCCTGTTGTAGAGGACATTTCAGTGAAATGGAACATTCCAGCAGATATATCCGTCACCCCCCTGTCTCCTCTTCCCAATGTGCTCTTCCAGAATGAGAGGGCAATACTGTACTTCCAGCTCACTGGACAG AGGTCCGGTAATATTTCAGGTTCAGTGAGTCTCCATCACACTCTGGATAAGAAGGTTGTGGAAAACACACTTACCATTAACATGAAGCCAAAGGAGGACAGCAG CATGCTGATACACAGACTGGGGGCCCGCAAAGCCATTTTGGCCTTGGAGGGGGAACGTGAAATGGTGGGCAAGAAGAATAGGAAAAAGAGAGCAGTGGAACTGAGCATCCAATCAGGAGTCAGCTCCTCCTACACGGCTTTCATTGCTGTCAACACAGAGAACAAGCAGCCAATCAAAGGGCCCCTACTGCGCAGAAACATCA aACCCATgatgttttcagcaccacgag TCCCCATGGCCTGTTTCAAGCTAT gtTCAGCACCCATGCCCGGACCTCTGTTTGGAG gttCAAGATCCGTAGCCGCTGCTAAGATGGCAT GTTCAGCACCCATGTCCGCTCCTCTGTTTGGAG CTTCAAGATCCGTACCCGCTGCTAAGATGGCAT CTTCAAGATCCGTACCCGCTGCTAAGATGGCAT GTTCAGCACCCATGTTCGGTCGTATGGGTGGAG GTGGTGGCTGGAGAAAGG tAAAACGCAAATGTCAAG atgcagcacctaTGGCCCCTGCTCCTGAACGAG ACGCACCAGAGACAAAGGATCCTCTGCTGGAATTGATCAGCCTACAGAAAGTAGATGGATCCTGGGACCTCCAACCATCGCTGGCCTCCATCTTTGGGAGAAGGGAGGAAGAAGTGGCCACAGCCTTACCTGGGAAG CCTGAGTTGTTACCAGTCTGGGCCACAGTGTTGGCAGTTCTGTGGCTTCATGTTCATAAGATGGATTTCAAGGATGAGTGGCAGTTTGTGGCTGCAAAAGCTGTTGCCTGGATCAAGGCTCAGTCAG GAGCTGATTTGACCGGGTTTGTGGCAGCTGGGAATTCCTTCCTTGGCCTCCAGGTGGCGCTGCAGAACTTTGGCCTGAAAGAGTGA